A genome region from Eremothecium gossypii ATCC 10895 chromosome VII, complete sequence includes the following:
- the TPI1 gene encoding triose-phosphate isomerase TPI1 (Syntenic homolog of Saccharomyces cerevisiae YDR050C (TPI1)) produces the protein MARTFFVGGNFKLNGSKQSIKEIVERLNTADLADNVEVVICPPATYLDHAVSLVSHPQVTVGAQNAYTKASGAYTGENSVDQIKDVGAKWVILGHSERRTYFNEDDEQVAEKTAFALERGVSVILCIGETLDEKKAGVTLDVVKRQLTPVLEKVKDWTNVVIAYEPVWAIGTGLAATAEDAQDIHAAIRDFLAERTSRDVADAVRILYGGSANGANAASFRDKADVDGFLVGGASLKPEFVDIINSRR, from the coding sequence ATGGCCAGAACTTTCTTTGTCGGAGGTAACTTCAAGCTTAACGGCTCCAAGCAGTCTATCAAGGAGATCGTGGAGCGTCTTAACACCGCGGACCTCGCCGACAACGTCGAGGTGGTGATCTGCCCACCCGCCACGTACCTAGACCACGCTGTTTCGCTGGTGTCGCACCCACAGGTGACTGTCGGCGCACAGAACGCCTACACCAAGGCCTCCGGCGCCTACACCGGTGAGAACTCGGTGGACCAGATCAAGGACGTGGGTGCCAAGTGGGTCATCCTGGGCCACTCCGAGCGCAGAACGTACTTCaacgaggacgacgagcAGGTTGCCGAGAAGACCGCCTTCGCTCTGGAGCGCGGCGTGAGCGTGATCCTGTGCATTGGCGAGACGTTGGACGAGAAGAAGGCTGGTGTCACCTTGGACGTTGTGAAGCGCCAGTTGACGCCCGTCCTCGAAAAGGTCAAGGACTGGACCAACGTCGTGATCGCTTACGAGCCTGTCTGGGCCATCGGCACTGGGCTAGCCGCCACCGCTGAGGACGCGCAGGACATCCACGCTGCCATCCGCGACTTCCTAGCCGAGCGCACCTCGCGTGATGTCGCCGACGCAGTGCGCATCCTTTACGGTGGTTCCGCCAACGGCGCCAACGCCGCCTCGTTCCGTGACAAGGCCGACGTCGACGGCTTCCTCGTCGGCGGGGCGTCGCTCAAGCCCGAGTTCGTGGACATCATCAACTCCCGGCGCTAA